The genomic window CGGCGGTGCAGGAGGACGAATTCGAGGTCGCCGAGGGCGGGCAGGGTGGGATCGTCGATCTTGACCAGACCATCGGGGAGCAGCGTCTCGGAATGCACGATGTAGCCGAGTCCGGCGAGCGCGGCGGCGCGCAGCCCGAGCAGGCTGTCGCTGACACAGGTGATGCGCCAGACGCGGCCGTCGCGCTCCAATGCTTGCAGCGCGATGCGGCGGGTGAGGCTCGGTGGCGGGTAGGTCACCAGCGGGACCGGGTCGCCCGGGATGGTGCCGCCGGGCGGTCCCGCCCACACCAGCCGGTCGCGCCAGATCAACTCACCGTGGCTTTCGCCGGGGAGCCGCTTGCCGAAGACCATGTCCAGTTCACCGGCGGCCATGCGGGTCTTCAGGGTCTCGCTCAGGCCGACGGTCAGCTCGAGGTCGATGCCAGGATGGTTGCGCCGGAATTCCAGCAGTACCTCGGGCAGGTCGCTGGCCACCAGGTCGTCGGAGGCGCCGAATCGGAGCAGGCCGGTCAGGGTCGAGTCGGAGAAGAACTGCTCGGCCCGGCCGTTCGCGGCGAGGATGGCGCGGGCGAAGCCGACCATGGCGACGCCGTCGGCGGTGAGGGCGAGGTTGCGGGTATCGCGGCGCAGCAGGCTGCGGCCCGCCGCCTTCTCGAGTCGGGCGATGTGGCCGCTGACGGTGGATTGGCGCAGGCCGAGGATCTTGCCCGCGGCGGTGAATCCGCCAGCCCGTTCGACGGTGAGAAAGGTGCGCAGCAGCTCCGGGTCGAACATGCCTCAATTTATCATGATATCGGTTTACAGATATTCGATTGAGCGCCTTTCGCGATCGAGTGGGCGCTCGTAGCGTCAGCGTCATGAAGTACCTCAACAAGTTCTACATCGACGGTTTCATGCTCGGCATCGTCGCGAGCGCCGTGCTGGCCAGCGTCTTTCCGGCGCAGGGTGGGGTGGCGGAGGTAGTCGACCGAGGTACGAAGGTGGCCATCGCCCTGCTGTTCCTGCTGTACGGTGCGCGGCTGGAACCACGGGAAGCGATTGCGGGACTGCGGCATTGGCGGCTGCAC from Nocardia iowensis includes these protein-coding regions:
- a CDS encoding LysR family transcriptional regulator; amino-acid sequence: MFDPELLRTFLTVERAGGFTAAGKILGLRQSTVSGHIARLEKAAGRSLLRRDTRNLALTADGVAMVGFARAILAANGRAEQFFSDSTLTGLLRFGASDDLVASDLPEVLLEFRRNHPGIDLELTVGLSETLKTRMAAGELDMVFGKRLPGESHGELIWRDRLVWAGPPGGTIPGDPVPLVTYPPPSLTRRIALQALERDGRVWRITCVSDSLLGLRAAALAGLGYIVHSETLLPDGLVKIDDPTLPALGDLEFVLLHRRTRLSGPEQALRDAITANAHRLHGS